The following proteins are co-located in the Neodiprion virginianus isolate iyNeoVirg1 chromosome 6, iyNeoVirg1.1, whole genome shotgun sequence genome:
- the LOC124307449 gene encoding beta-TrCP isoform X2 — protein sequence MINMETDKVIEDPNTYSQFPMTILYDPARKKEPPTGVSAQYTQERETCMKLFERWSEPEQVHFVEQLLARMCHYQHGHINAYLKPMLQRDFISLLPKKGLDHVAESILSYLDADSLCAAEMVCKEWYRVISEGMLWKKLIERKVRTDSLWRGLAERRGWIQYLFKPRPGESHPNHAFYRTLFPKIIKDIDSIENNWRMGRHNLQRINCRSENSKGVYCLQYDDQKIVSGLRDNTIKIWDRNTLQCIKVLTGHTGSVLCLQYDDKAIISGSSDSTVRVWDANTGEMLNTLIHHCEAVLHLRFNNGMMVTCSKDRSIAVWDMTSQTEITLRRVLVGHRAAVNVVDFDEKYIVSASGDRTIKVWNTSTCEFVRTLIGHKRGIACLQYRDRLVVSGSSDNTIRLWDIECGACLRVLEGHEELVRCIRFDSKRIVSGAYDGKIKVWDLVSALDPRAPASTLCLRTLVHTGRVFRLQFDEFQIVSSSHDDTILIWDFLNFSPPEGTPANANTSINTSLANQSSTTRSPSPFE from the exons ATGATTAACATGGAAACGGACAAAGTAATCGAGGACCCGAACACGTATAGTCAG TTTCCAATGACGATACTCTACGATCCAGCTCGCAAGAAAGAACCGCCGACTGGTGTTTCTGCTCAGTATACCCAGGAGCGGGAAACTtgtatgaaattatttgagaGATGGAGCGAACCGGAGCAAGTGCATTTTGTCGAGCAGCTGCTAGCAAGAATGTGCCACTATCAACACGGCCATATAAACGCCTACCTAAAGCCGATGCTACAGAGAGACTTCATATCCCTTCTACCGA AGAAAGGCCTGGACCATGTAGCTGAGAGCATTCTATCGTACTTGGATGCAGACTCTTTGTGCGCTGCGGAAATGGTCTGCAAGGAATGGTACAGAGTAATAAGCGAAGGGATGCTGTGGAAGAAGCTGATCGAGCGAAAAGTTAGGACCGACTCGCTGTGGAGAGGCTTGGCTGAAAGGAGAGGCTG GATCCAGTATTTATTCAAGCCAAGGCCGGGAGAAAGTCATCCGAATCATGCATTCTACAGAACTCTATTTCCGAAAATAATCAAGGACATAGACAGCATAGAAAACAATTGGCGGATGGGTAGGCACAATCTGCAGAGAATAAATTGTCGCAGTGAGAATTCGAAGGGTGTCTATTGCCTGCAGTATGACGACCAGAAAATCGTATCAGGTTTGAGAGACAACACGATAAAAATATGGGACCGGAACACACTACAGTGCATCAAGGTTCTCACAGGGCATACGGGATCGGTTCTTTGTCTCCAGTATGACGACAAAGCTATCATATCTGGATCGTCGGATAGCACTGTTAGAGTATGGGATGCCAATACAGGGGAAATGCTCAACACACTTATTCATCACTGCGAAGCCGTTCTACACTTACGCTTCAACAACGGAATGATGGTCACATGTTCAAAG gACCGATCGATCGCAGTGTGGGACATGACTTCGCAAACGGAAATAACATTGCGCCGTGTATTAGTGGGTCACAGAGCAGCTGTAAATGTTGTAGATTTTGATGAGAAGTACATAGTGTCGGCGAGTGGCGATAGAACTATTAAAGTGTGGAACACGTCCACCTGTGAGTTTGTGCGAACATTAATTGGACACAAACGGGGTATAGCGTGTTTGCAATATAGGGATCGCCTAGTAGTCAGTGGTAGCAGCGATAACACGATTAGACTATGGGACATTGAGTGTGGTGCGTGTTTAAGAGTTCTCGAGGGTCATGAGGAGCTGGTACGATGTATCAGGTTCGACAGTAAACGGATCGTCAGTGGGGCTTATGACGG aaaaatcaaagtCTGGGATCTCGTCTCAGCTCTCGACCCCCGAGCACCAGCAAGTACCCTCTGCTTGCGTACTTTGGTG CACACCGGACGCGTTTTCCGCCTTCAGTTTGACGAGTTCCAGATTGTTTCGTCATCTCATGACGATACCATCCTCATTTGGGACTTCCTTAACTTCAGCCCTCCGGAAGGGACACCGGCCAATGCCAACACATCGATCAATACGTCATTGGCTAATCAATCTAGTACCACCAGATCTCCCTCAC caTTTGAGTGA
- the LOC124307449 gene encoding beta-TrCP isoform X1 translates to MINMETDKVIEDPNTYSQFPMTILYDPARKKEPPTGVSAQYTQERETCMKLFERWSEPEQVHFVEQLLARMCHYQHGHINAYLKPMLQRDFISLLPKKGLDHVAESILSYLDADSLCAAEMVCKEWYRVISEGMLWKKLIERKVRTDSLWRGLAERRGWIQYLFKPRPGESHPNHAFYRTLFPKIIKDIDSIENNWRMGRHNLQRINCRSENSKGVYCLQYDDQKIVSGLRDNTIKIWDRNTLQCIKVLTGHTGSVLCLQYDDKAIISGSSDSTVRVWDANTGEMLNTLIHHCEAVLHLRFNNGMMVTCSKDRSIAVWDMTSQTEITLRRVLVGHRAAVNVVDFDEKYIVSASGDRTIKVWNTSTCEFVRTLIGHKRGIACLQYRDRLVVSGSSDNTIRLWDIECGACLRVLEGHEELVRCIRFDSKRIVSGAYDGKIKVWDLVSALDPRAPASTLCLRTLVEHTGRVFRLQFDEFQIVSSSHDDTILIWDFLNFSPPEGTPANANTSINTSLANQSSTTRSPSPFE, encoded by the exons ATGATTAACATGGAAACGGACAAAGTAATCGAGGACCCGAACACGTATAGTCAG TTTCCAATGACGATACTCTACGATCCAGCTCGCAAGAAAGAACCGCCGACTGGTGTTTCTGCTCAGTATACCCAGGAGCGGGAAACTtgtatgaaattatttgagaGATGGAGCGAACCGGAGCAAGTGCATTTTGTCGAGCAGCTGCTAGCAAGAATGTGCCACTATCAACACGGCCATATAAACGCCTACCTAAAGCCGATGCTACAGAGAGACTTCATATCCCTTCTACCGA AGAAAGGCCTGGACCATGTAGCTGAGAGCATTCTATCGTACTTGGATGCAGACTCTTTGTGCGCTGCGGAAATGGTCTGCAAGGAATGGTACAGAGTAATAAGCGAAGGGATGCTGTGGAAGAAGCTGATCGAGCGAAAAGTTAGGACCGACTCGCTGTGGAGAGGCTTGGCTGAAAGGAGAGGCTG GATCCAGTATTTATTCAAGCCAAGGCCGGGAGAAAGTCATCCGAATCATGCATTCTACAGAACTCTATTTCCGAAAATAATCAAGGACATAGACAGCATAGAAAACAATTGGCGGATGGGTAGGCACAATCTGCAGAGAATAAATTGTCGCAGTGAGAATTCGAAGGGTGTCTATTGCCTGCAGTATGACGACCAGAAAATCGTATCAGGTTTGAGAGACAACACGATAAAAATATGGGACCGGAACACACTACAGTGCATCAAGGTTCTCACAGGGCATACGGGATCGGTTCTTTGTCTCCAGTATGACGACAAAGCTATCATATCTGGATCGTCGGATAGCACTGTTAGAGTATGGGATGCCAATACAGGGGAAATGCTCAACACACTTATTCATCACTGCGAAGCCGTTCTACACTTACGCTTCAACAACGGAATGATGGTCACATGTTCAAAG gACCGATCGATCGCAGTGTGGGACATGACTTCGCAAACGGAAATAACATTGCGCCGTGTATTAGTGGGTCACAGAGCAGCTGTAAATGTTGTAGATTTTGATGAGAAGTACATAGTGTCGGCGAGTGGCGATAGAACTATTAAAGTGTGGAACACGTCCACCTGTGAGTTTGTGCGAACATTAATTGGACACAAACGGGGTATAGCGTGTTTGCAATATAGGGATCGCCTAGTAGTCAGTGGTAGCAGCGATAACACGATTAGACTATGGGACATTGAGTGTGGTGCGTGTTTAAGAGTTCTCGAGGGTCATGAGGAGCTGGTACGATGTATCAGGTTCGACAGTAAACGGATCGTCAGTGGGGCTTATGACGG aaaaatcaaagtCTGGGATCTCGTCTCAGCTCTCGACCCCCGAGCACCAGCAAGTACCCTCTGCTTGCGTACTTTGGTG GAGCACACCGGACGCGTTTTCCGCCTTCAGTTTGACGAGTTCCAGATTGTTTCGTCATCTCATGACGATACCATCCTCATTTGGGACTTCCTTAACTTCAGCCCTCCGGAAGGGACACCGGCCAATGCCAACACATCGATCAATACGTCATTGGCTAATCAATCTAGTACCACCAGATCTCCCTCAC caTTTGAGTGA
- the LOC124307449 gene encoding beta-TrCP isoform X3: MTILYDPARKKEPPTGVSAQYTQERETCMKLFERWSEPEQVHFVEQLLARMCHYQHGHINAYLKPMLQRDFISLLPKKGLDHVAESILSYLDADSLCAAEMVCKEWYRVISEGMLWKKLIERKVRTDSLWRGLAERRGWIQYLFKPRPGESHPNHAFYRTLFPKIIKDIDSIENNWRMGRHNLQRINCRSENSKGVYCLQYDDQKIVSGLRDNTIKIWDRNTLQCIKVLTGHTGSVLCLQYDDKAIISGSSDSTVRVWDANTGEMLNTLIHHCEAVLHLRFNNGMMVTCSKDRSIAVWDMTSQTEITLRRVLVGHRAAVNVVDFDEKYIVSASGDRTIKVWNTSTCEFVRTLIGHKRGIACLQYRDRLVVSGSSDNTIRLWDIECGACLRVLEGHEELVRCIRFDSKRIVSGAYDGKIKVWDLVSALDPRAPASTLCLRTLVEHTGRVFRLQFDEFQIVSSSHDDTILIWDFLNFSPPEGTPANANTSINTSLANQSSTTRSPSPFE, encoded by the exons ATGACGATACTCTACGATCCAGCTCGCAAGAAAGAACCGCCGACTGGTGTTTCTGCTCAGTATACCCAGGAGCGGGAAACTtgtatgaaattatttgagaGATGGAGCGAACCGGAGCAAGTGCATTTTGTCGAGCAGCTGCTAGCAAGAATGTGCCACTATCAACACGGCCATATAAACGCCTACCTAAAGCCGATGCTACAGAGAGACTTCATATCCCTTCTACCGA AGAAAGGCCTGGACCATGTAGCTGAGAGCATTCTATCGTACTTGGATGCAGACTCTTTGTGCGCTGCGGAAATGGTCTGCAAGGAATGGTACAGAGTAATAAGCGAAGGGATGCTGTGGAAGAAGCTGATCGAGCGAAAAGTTAGGACCGACTCGCTGTGGAGAGGCTTGGCTGAAAGGAGAGGCTG GATCCAGTATTTATTCAAGCCAAGGCCGGGAGAAAGTCATCCGAATCATGCATTCTACAGAACTCTATTTCCGAAAATAATCAAGGACATAGACAGCATAGAAAACAATTGGCGGATGGGTAGGCACAATCTGCAGAGAATAAATTGTCGCAGTGAGAATTCGAAGGGTGTCTATTGCCTGCAGTATGACGACCAGAAAATCGTATCAGGTTTGAGAGACAACACGATAAAAATATGGGACCGGAACACACTACAGTGCATCAAGGTTCTCACAGGGCATACGGGATCGGTTCTTTGTCTCCAGTATGACGACAAAGCTATCATATCTGGATCGTCGGATAGCACTGTTAGAGTATGGGATGCCAATACAGGGGAAATGCTCAACACACTTATTCATCACTGCGAAGCCGTTCTACACTTACGCTTCAACAACGGAATGATGGTCACATGTTCAAAG gACCGATCGATCGCAGTGTGGGACATGACTTCGCAAACGGAAATAACATTGCGCCGTGTATTAGTGGGTCACAGAGCAGCTGTAAATGTTGTAGATTTTGATGAGAAGTACATAGTGTCGGCGAGTGGCGATAGAACTATTAAAGTGTGGAACACGTCCACCTGTGAGTTTGTGCGAACATTAATTGGACACAAACGGGGTATAGCGTGTTTGCAATATAGGGATCGCCTAGTAGTCAGTGGTAGCAGCGATAACACGATTAGACTATGGGACATTGAGTGTGGTGCGTGTTTAAGAGTTCTCGAGGGTCATGAGGAGCTGGTACGATGTATCAGGTTCGACAGTAAACGGATCGTCAGTGGGGCTTATGACGG aaaaatcaaagtCTGGGATCTCGTCTCAGCTCTCGACCCCCGAGCACCAGCAAGTACCCTCTGCTTGCGTACTTTGGTG GAGCACACCGGACGCGTTTTCCGCCTTCAGTTTGACGAGTTCCAGATTGTTTCGTCATCTCATGACGATACCATCCTCATTTGGGACTTCCTTAACTTCAGCCCTCCGGAAGGGACACCGGCCAATGCCAACACATCGATCAATACGTCATTGGCTAATCAATCTAGTACCACCAGATCTCCCTCAC caTTTGAGTGA